A genomic window from Flavobacterium phycosphaerae includes:
- a CDS encoding DUF4294 domain-containing protein, protein MKFKNHEYPKDNCKGMSKKLCFFAFMFLISLATKAQITTDSIPKREIGVEESDTILDEPVQLEEVIVYKQKLTAEEKKAFLLLQNRVYKVYPYAKTAAERLTVLNKNLDKLKSKREKRKYFKIVEDYIEGEFTGQLKKLSRKQGQILVKLIHRQTGFTTFELIKDYKSGWKAFWSNNTARLFDINLKTKYAPYDVNEDFLIETILDRAFTRGRLVPQKPANPVDIDELTDYWEKKALKK, encoded by the coding sequence ATGAAATTCAAGAATCACGAATACCCAAAAGACAATTGTAAAGGCATGAGTAAAAAGCTGTGTTTTTTCGCTTTTATGTTCCTTATTTCATTAGCTACAAAAGCTCAAATTACAACCGATTCTATTCCTAAAAGAGAAATAGGAGTAGAGGAAAGCGACACCATTCTTGATGAACCGGTTCAGTTAGAAGAAGTAATCGTCTACAAACAAAAACTAACAGCCGAAGAAAAGAAAGCGTTTCTCTTGTTGCAAAACAGAGTTTATAAAGTATATCCTTATGCTAAAACTGCAGCAGAACGTTTGACAGTACTGAACAAAAACTTGGATAAACTTAAATCAAAACGCGAAAAAAGAAAGTACTTCAAAATCGTAGAAGATTATATAGAAGGCGAATTCACCGGCCAACTTAAAAAACTGTCTCGTAAACAAGGCCAAATTTTAGTCAAACTAATCCACCGTCAAACCGGTTTTACCACTTTTGAACTTATTAAAGACTACAAAAGCGGTTGGAAGGCCTTCTGGTCCAATAATACCGCCCGTCTATTTGATATCAATCTAAAAACAAAATACGCTCCCTACGATGTCAATGAAGATTTTCTAATCGAAACCATTCTCGATAGAGCTTTTACCCGAGGCAGATTGGTACCTCAAAAGCCGGCCAATCCGGTTGATATAGACGAACTAACCGACTATTGGGAGAAAAAAGCATTAAAAAAATAA
- a CDS encoding M42 family metallopeptidase: MATESILTKSSLSFLESYLNNASPTGYESNGQKLWMDYLKPYVDSFITDTYGSAVGVINADAPYKVVIEGHSDEISWYVNYITDNGLIYVIRNGGSDHQIAPSKRVNIHTKKGIVKGVFGWPAIHTRNRGKEESATLHNIFIDCGCSTKEEVEKLGVHVGCVITYPDEFMILNENKFVCRAIDNRMGGFMIAEVARLLKENKKKLPFGLYITNSVQEEIGLRGAEMITNTIKPNVAIVTDVCHDTTTPMIEKKIEGDLQMGKGPVIAYAPAVHNTLRDLIVGTAEEKKIPFQRHATSRATGTDTDAFAYSNGGVASALISLPLRYMHTTVEMVHREDVENVIKLIYESLLKIENNDSFSYFK; this comes from the coding sequence ATGGCAACAGAATCGATACTGACAAAATCATCGCTTTCTTTTTTGGAAAGTTACTTAAATAATGCTTCACCGACCGGTTACGAATCGAATGGGCAAAAACTTTGGATGGACTATCTAAAACCTTATGTGGATAGTTTTATTACGGATACTTATGGTTCAGCCGTGGGTGTGATTAACGCTGACGCACCTTATAAAGTTGTTATTGAAGGACACTCGGATGAAATTTCGTGGTACGTAAATTATATTACTGACAACGGTCTTATCTATGTGATAAGAAATGGAGGTTCTGATCATCAAATTGCGCCTTCGAAAAGAGTAAACATTCATACTAAAAAAGGTATTGTGAAAGGTGTTTTCGGTTGGCCAGCTATTCATACCAGAAATCGCGGCAAAGAAGAGTCGGCCACATTACACAATATTTTTATTGACTGTGGCTGTTCGACCAAAGAAGAAGTAGAAAAATTGGGAGTTCATGTAGGCTGTGTGATTACCTATCCTGATGAATTCATGATTTTAAACGAAAATAAATTCGTTTGTAGAGCTATTGACAATAGAATGGGTGGTTTTATGATTGCTGAAGTAGCTCGTTTATTGAAAGAGAATAAAAAGAAATTGCCTTTTGGTTTATACATCACTAATTCCGTTCAGGAAGAAATAGGACTCCGAGGTGCCGAAATGATTACCAATACTATAAAACCTAATGTTGCAATTGTTACCGATGTTTGTCACGACACCACAACTCCAATGATTGAGAAAAAAATTGAAGGTGATTTACAGATGGGCAAAGGTCCGGTAATTGCTTATGCTCCAGCGGTTCATAATACTTTGAGAGATTTAATTGTAGGTACAGCGGAAGAAAAGAAAATTCCGTTTCAGCGCCATGCTACATCAAGAGCTACGGGAACGGACACTGATGCTTTTGCTTACAGTAACGGTGGTGTAGCTTCGGCTTTGATTTCGTTGCCGCTTCGATATATGCATACTACAGTTGAAATGGTGCATCGTGAAGATGTTGAAAATGTTATCAAACTGATTTACGAAAGTTTATTAAAAATAGAAAACAACGATTCTTTTTCATACTTTAAATAA
- a CDS encoding ankyrin repeat domain-containing protein, translated as MDPNSPLCTAIYKGDLTTVKKFVEYGADVNEESNGMTPLMFAARYNKVDIIKYLLEKGAKKEVKDERGYTALKYAEFSNSQEALAILKQA; from the coding sequence ATGGATCCAAATTCTCCTTTGTGTACTGCTATTTACAAAGGCGATTTAACTACAGTAAAAAAATTCGTTGAATATGGAGCAGATGTCAATGAAGAATCAAACGGAATGACACCTCTAATGTTTGCGGCTCGCTACAACAAAGTAGATATTATTAAGTATTTATTAGAAAAAGGAGCTAAAAAAGAGGTGAAAGATGAAAGAGGGTATACTGCTTTAAAATATGCAGAATTCTCAAATTCTCAAGAGGCATTGGCTATTTTGAAACAAGCCTAA
- a CDS encoding phosphoribosylaminoimidazolesuccinocarboxamide synthase — translation MNTITTTHFQFPGQKSVYRGKVREVYNINDELLVMIATDRLSAFDVVMPKGIPYKGQILNQIATKFMHLTQDIVPNWLIATPDPNVAIGHLCEPFKVEMVIRGYLSGHAAREYALGKRSICGVTMPEGLKENDKFPTPIITPTTKADNGSHDEDISREAILANQIVSEEDYLVLEKYTRALYQRGTEIAASRGLILVDTKYEFGKTKDGVIVLIDEIHTPDSSRYFYAEGYQDRQDRGEEQKQLSKEFVRRWLIENGFQGKEGQQIPDMTDEYIETVSERYIELYENIIGEKFIKADISNINQRIEQNVFQFLKS, via the coding sequence ATGAATACTATCACTACAACCCACTTCCAATTTCCGGGGCAAAAATCTGTTTACAGAGGTAAAGTACGAGAGGTTTATAACATAAATGACGAATTATTAGTCATGATAGCCACTGATCGACTTTCTGCTTTTGATGTCGTAATGCCTAAAGGCATTCCGTATAAAGGCCAAATTTTGAATCAAATAGCGACCAAGTTTATGCATTTGACACAAGATATTGTACCTAACTGGCTTATTGCTACTCCCGATCCAAATGTTGCCATTGGCCATCTTTGTGAACCTTTTAAAGTTGAAATGGTCATTCGCGGTTATCTTTCGGGTCATGCTGCCCGTGAATATGCTTTGGGTAAAAGAAGTATTTGTGGAGTAACTATGCCTGAAGGATTAAAGGAAAACGACAAATTTCCAACACCTATTATAACACCAACCACTAAAGCGGATAACGGTTCGCATGATGAAGATATTTCGAGAGAAGCTATATTGGCTAACCAAATAGTTTCTGAAGAAGATTATCTGGTTTTAGAAAAATACACCCGAGCTTTGTATCAAAGAGGAACAGAGATAGCCGCAAGCAGAGGGTTAATTTTGGTAGACACTAAATATGAATTCGGGAAAACCAAAGACGGAGTGATTGTTTTAATTGACGAGATACATACTCCCGATTCCTCCCGTTATTTTTATGCTGAGGGATATCAGGATAGACAAGACAGAGGTGAAGAGCAAAAACAATTGTCTAAAGAATTCGTTCGCCGTTGGCTGATTGAAAATGGTTTTCAAGGAAAAGAAGGACAACAAATTCCTGATATGACTGATGAATATATCGAAACAGTTTCTGAACGTTATATTGAATTGTATGAGAATATTATTGGTGAAAAATTCATAAAAGCTGATATTTCAAATATCAACCAGCGCATAGAACAAAACGTTTTCCAGTTTTTGAAATCATAA